ATGTGGCGCTCGCCAACAAGGAATGTCTGGTCTGCGCCGGTGATTTCTTCATGCAGCGCGCGGCCAAGGCGGGAGCCTGCATCCTGCCGGCCGATTCCGAGCACAACGCGCTGTTCCAGGCGCTCGCTTCAGGCAATCGCGACGAGCTCGTCCGCGTCATCATCACGGCCTCGGGCGGTCCGTTCCGCACCTGGAAGCCGGCGGATATCGAGCAGGCGACCCTCGCACAGGCCCTGAAGCATCCGAACTGGAGCATGGGCCAGAAGATCACGATCGATTCCGCCTCGATGATGAACAAGGGACTCGAGGTGATCGAGGCGTCCTATCTGTTCGCGCTCACGCCCGACGAGATCGATGTTCTCGTTCATCCGCAGTCGATCATCCACGGCATGGTCGAGTTTTCCGACTGCTCGGTGGTGGCCCAGCTCGGTGCGCCCGACATGCGCACCCCGATCGCGCACTGCCTCGGCTGGCCCGATCGCATCAAGGGGCCGGCGGCCAAGCTGGATCTCGCCAAGATCGGCCAGCTGACCTTCGAGGCCCCCGATTTCGAGCGCTTCCCCGGACTTCGGCTGGCTTACGATTCGCTCCGGACGGGGAAGGGGGCGACCACCGTCTATAACGCGGCCAACGAGGTTGCCGTCGCCGCGTTCATCGCCGGCAAGATCCGGTTCGGCGCGATTGCCCGGCTGGTGGAGGCGACACTGGACGACTGGATCCGCGGCGGGAACCCGGCGCCTCTGACCTCCGCCGACGATGCAATCTCTGTTGACCATGTTGCTCGAAATAGGGCTGCCGCCCTATTGCCTCAAATTGCCTTAAAGGCATCCTAGATGGTTCGCGGCCAGGGCCTTGCGGCGCTGGATGAGGGAATTCGATGATCGATTTTTTTGCTCATAGTTTCAATACGTTGAGCCATGGGGTCCTGGGCTACGCCATTCCCTTCCTGTTCGTCCTGACAATCGTCGTGTTCTTTCACGAGCTCGGCCACTTTCTGGTCGCGCGCTGGGCGGGCGTTCGCGTGTTAACTTTCTCGCTCGGTTTCGGACCCGAGCTGGTCGGTTTCAATGACCGCCACGGCACCCGCTGGAAGATCTCGGCCATTCCGCTCGGCGGCTACGTCAAGTTCTTCGGCGACGAGAGCGAGGCATCGACCCCGTCGGCCCAGACGCTCGAGGCCATGACGACCGAGGAGCGCGCCGGCAGCTTCCACCACAAGAAAGTCGGCCCGCGCGCCGCCATCGTCGCGGCCGGCCCGATCGCCAATTTCATTCTGGGTGCGCTGATCTTCGCGGGCATGGCGCTGTACTACGGCAAGCCGAGCACGATCGCGCGCGTTGACGGCGTCGTCGCCGACGGCGCTGCGGCCGCGGCCGGCTTCAAGGTCGGGGACGTCGTTGTTCAGATCGACGGCAAGCCGATCGAGAGCTTTGCGGACATGCAGCGAATCGTTGCGATGAATGCCGGTTCGGCGCTTGCCTTCCAGGTGAAGCGGGACGGTAGCATCGTCTCGCTGACGGCCACCCCGGCGCTGCTCGAGCGCAAGGATCCGTTCGGCAACAGCCACCGGCTCGGTGTGCTCGGCATCGAGCACAAGGCCCAGGCCGGCGAGGCCTCGACCGCGCCGGTCGGCGTCGGCGAGGCGCTCAAGATCGGCGTCGAGCAGGTCTGGTTCATCATCACCAGCACATTCAAGTTCCTGGGAGCGCTGTTCGTTGGTCAGGGCAATCCCAACGAGGTCAGCGGCGTCCTGGGAATCGCGAAGATGTCGGGGCAGGCGGCCAGCGCCGGGTTCCAGTTCGTGATCAATTTGTGCGCAGTGCTGTCGGTGTCGATCGGCCTGTTGAACCTATTCCCGATCCCGCTGCTCGATGGCGGTCACCTTATGTTCTATGCGGCCGAAGTGGCCCGCGGCCGGCCCCTGTCGGAGCGGACTCAGGAGATGGGGTTCCGAATCGGGCTCGGCCTGGTGCTGATGTTGATGGTGTTTGCGACCTACAACGACATCCTGCGGATGGCGGCATCCTGATGGAGGCTTTTTTGTGGCGTTGCTGTTGAGCAACGTCTTGGAATGAAATTGAAATCACGACGCTTTCGGCCGTTTGCGGCGTCGGCGAAATTGGCTACAAGCGGCCTCGACTTGGGGAATCTCCAGACCGGCGTTGGGGTTGGGTCTGGCTCGGAATGATAAGGGCGCGTTGCGCGATGAAGTTTGGACTGCGACTCCGGGGGGGCTTGCTCGCAACCCTGATCATGTTCGGCGCGCCGGTGGTTGCCCCGGTCGGGGCTGTTTTTGTGTCTTCGTCTGCGCTCGCTCAGACCGTTCAGTCGATTTCCGTCGAAGGAAATCGCCGCGTCGAGGTGGAGACGATCCGCTCCTACTTCAAGCCCGGTCCGGGCGGTCGCCTGGATCAAGGCGCCGTCGACGACGGCCTCAAGGCGTTGATCGAGACCGGCCTGTTCCAGGACGTCAGGATCAACCGCGGCGCCGGTGGCCAGATCATCGTCTCGGTGGTGGAAAACCCGGTGATCGGCCGGATCGCCTTCGAGGGCAACAAGAAGATCAAGGACGAACAGCTCACCGCTGAAGTCCAGTCCAAGGCGCGCGGCACCTTCTCCCGCGCCATGGTGCAGTCCGACACGCTGCGAATCGCCGAAATCTATCGCCGGTCGGGCCGCTACGACGTGCGCGTCACGCCCGAAATCATCGAGCAGCCGAACAACCGCGTCGATCTCATCTTCACGGTCGAGGAGGGCGTCAAGACCGGCGTCAAATCGATCGAGTTCGTCGGCAACGTTGCGTTCTCGTCCTATCGTCTCAGGGACATCATCAAGACGCGCGAAACGAACCTGCTGAGCTTCCTCGGCAGCGGCGACGTCTATGATCCCGATCGCGTCGAAGCCGACCGCGACCTGATCCGCCGCTTCTATCTCAAGCACGGTTTCGCCGACGTCCAGGTCGTGGCCGCGCTCACCGAATACGATCCCGAGAAGAAGGGCTTCAACGTCACCTTCAAGATCGAGGAAGGCTTTCAGTACCGCGTTGGCGCGGTCGAATTCCGCTCCAGCATTCCGAACTTCGATCCCAACTCGATGCGCGGCTATTCCCGCGTCAATGCCGGCTCTCTCTACAATGTCGAGTCGGTCGAGAAGTCGGTCGAGGAGATGCAGATCGAGGCCTCGCGGCGCGGCTATGCCTTCGCCGTGGTCCGGCCCGGTGGCGACCGCAACTTCGAGGCGCACACCGTCTCCGTCGTGTTCAACATCGACGAGGGCCCGCGCACCTATATCGAGCGCATCAATCTGCGCGGCAACACGCGCACGCGCGACTACGTGATCCGTCGCGAGTTCGACCTCTCCGAGGGCGATGCCTACAACCGCGCGCTGGTCGACCGTGCCGAGCGGCGCCTGAAGAACCTCGACTATTTCAAGAGCGTGAAGATCACGACGGAGCCCGGCTCGTCGACCGACCGCGTGATCCTGATCGTCGACATGGAAGAGAAATCGACCGGCGACTTCTCGGTCTCGGGCGGTTACTCCACGACGGACGGTGCGCTGGCCGAAGTCTCGGTTGCCGAGCGCAATCTGCTCGGCCGCGGCCTGTTCGCCAAGGCGGCCGTGACCTATGGCCAGTACGCACGCGGCTACTCGCTGTCGTTCGTCGAGCCGTATCTGCTCGACTACCGCGTCGCGCTCGGCCTCGACCTCTATCAGCGCCAGCAGCTGTCCAACAGCTACATCTCCTACGGCACCAAGACGATCGGCTTCTCGCCGCGCCTCGGCTTCTCCCTGCGTGAAGATCTGGCGCTGCAGCTGCGCTACTCGATCTACCAGCAGGAAATCACGCTGCCGGGCTATCTGGCGAACTGTAACAACGACCCGCTCTCCTCGGCGTTCAACCCGAGCCCGGCTTACGCCGCTGCCAATGGCATTAGTCTCGCCTCCACCAACGGCCTCGGCTGCTACAACGACGGCGAAGCCTCGCTGCCGGTGCGCAAGGAGCTTGCCAACGGCAAGACCCTGACCTCCGCGCTCGGCTACACGCTGACCTACAACACGCTCGACAACAACAAGAACCCCACCGATGGTCTGCTCGTCGACTTCCGTCAGGATTTCGCCGGCGTCGGCGGCGACGTCTCCTATCTGAAGTCGGTGATCGACGCGAAGTACTATACGCCGCTGGTGTCCGACATCGTCGGCCTCGTCCGCGTGCAGAGCGGCATGCTGAACAAGATCGGCACCGATCTGCGCATGCTCGACCACTTCCAGATGGGTCCGAATCTGGTTCGCGGTTTTGCCCCGAACGGCATCGGCCCGCGCGATCTGAACCCCTTCGGTAGCCAGGACGCGCTCGGCGGCACCAAGTACTGGGGCGCTTCGCTCGAACTGCAGATGCCGTTCTGGTTCCTGCCGAAGGAAGTGGGTCTGAAGGGCGCGGTGTATGCCGATGCCGGCGGTCTCTACGATTATAAGGGGCCGACGAGCTGGACCACGACCAACGAGGTCAATGCACCCGGCTGTATCCCCTCGAGCATCAATCCGTCCAGCACCGGAACCTGTACCGGCCTCGTCTACGACGACAGCAAGGTGGTTCGGTCCTCGGTCGGTGTCGGCCTGATCTGGCAGTCGCCGTTCGGTCCGCTGCGCTTCGACTACGCCGTGCCGCTCAGCAAGGGCAAGTACGACCGCACGCAGGAGTTCCGGTTCGGCGGCGGCACCACGTTCTAGTTCGATCAGCACGGCACGATCCGGATCGCTGGAGCCGGTTTCCGAAAGGGATCGTGCCATTCCAAGAGATGGGGCATGATGCGGCCTGACCGCTTCATGCCGAAGCCGGACCGCGACGGGGTGGAATGGCGCAGCCGATCTTCTTCACAAAGCCGCCTGCCTCAGCCCTGGCTGACATCGCTACGCTGATTCAGGCGCAGCTGGTCGATCCGGGCAGAGGCGGTAACGTCATCACAGGCCTTGCTTCGCTCGACGAAGCGGGGCCGATGCATTTGGCGTTCTTCGACAATTTGAAATACGCCGACGAGCTCAAGGCGACCAAGGCCGGCGCGTGCCTGGTGAGCCCGCGCTTCGAGGCCCAGGTGCCCGCGCATGTGGCTGTGCTGCGGGTGACGCAACCGTTCCGGGCCTTCGTCAGGCTCGCGCGGGAATGGCACGGCGATGCGCTCAGGCCGCAATCCTGGGTCGGCAATGACGGTATCGCACCGTCCGCGATCATCGATCCCACGGCCCGGCTCGAGGACGGCGTGATCGTCGATCCCCTGGCGGTGATCGGCCCGGATGTCGAGATCGGCAGCGGCACGGTGGTCGGCGCCGGGGCGGTGATCGGTCCCGGGGTCAAGATCGGCCGGGACTGCAATGTCGGTGCCCGTACCGCCATCCAGTGCGCGCTGATCGGCAACGACGTGCTGATCCATCCCGGCTGCTCGATCGGCCAGGACGGTTACGGTTTCATCTTCTTCGGCCCCGAGGGCCATCTGAAGGTGCCGCAGACCGGCCGCGTGCTGATCCAGAACAATGTGGAGGTCGGCGCCGGCACCACCATCGATCGCGGATCCTTGCGCGACACCGTGATCGGGGAGGGCACCAAAATCGACAATCAGGTCCAGATCGGCCACAATGTGACCATCGGCCGGAATTGCCTGCTGGCGGCTCAGATCGGTCTCGCCGGCAGCCTGACCATCGGCGACAACGTTGCGCTGGGAGCCAAGGTTGGCATCAACAACCACCTCAAGATCGGAGATGGGGCCCAGGTCACCGCGATGAGCGGCGTCAAGGACGACATCCCGGCTGGCGGACGCTGGGGTGGCTTCTTTGCCAAACCGACCAAGCAGTGGTTCAAGGAGATCATCGCGGTGGAGCGCCTGGTGCGCGACAGCAAGGCCGATGCGAAGGACGAGGGACGGGAATGACGGCGGAATCACCTGTTAAGTTCGAGCTGGTGGATATCAACGCCATCCTCCAGACCCTGCCGCACCGCTTTCCGATGCTGTTGATCGACCGCGTGATCAACATCCGCGCCGACTACAGCGGCATCGGCATCAAGAACGTCACCTTCAACGAGCCGGCCTTCCAGGGGCATTTCCCGGAGCGCCCGGTCTATCCCGGCGTCATGATGATCGAGGCGATGGCGCAGACCGCTGGCGTGATCGGCATCAAGTCGGTCGAAGGCACGGAGAAACCGCGGGCGGTTTATTTCCTCACCATCGACAAGTGCAAGTTCCGCAAGCCCGTGCTGCCCGGCGACACCATCGAGTACCACATGCGCTCGGTCGGCCGCCGCAAGGCCATGTGGTGGTTTCACGGCGATGCCAAGGTCAACGGGCAGGTGGTTGCGGAAGCCGATGTCGGCGCGATGCTGACGGACTGAGCTGGCGCGGGCCGGGGCTCACGCGTTGCAATCGTAGCGGCCGCCGGCCGCCTCGCGCCTAATATGCCGGTTGAAGAACTGGCCCATGGACGGCGCGCCCAGGAGGCGGTCGACCGTCTCGGCCGCGACGCCGCAATAGCGCGCATAGAAGCCGCCGGTCGCGACGACGAGGTCGTGCTGCGCGCGGTCGTAGCAGACACGTTGAAGCACCGTGCTGCGACTGATGTCGCGGCACTCGAATGTCGCGAGGTCGATCGGGCGGCGATCGCCGGTCTCGACCATCTCGGACACGATCGGTCCGGCTGCGAGCTGTACGAGCAGAAATGCCAGGGCCCTGACCACGCGTGCTGAAGCTCCACATGAAGGTGTTGAGGCGCCGGGAAGGCGCCTCATCCGAACCTTGAAACAGGCAGAGATGATACGTCACTGGACAGATCGGGCATAGTCGCGCTAACCACCGGAAAACTAAGCGACTTCAACACATAGTCAGCGCTTCCTAACGAGTAAGATTGGCTTGATGAGCACAATTGATCCCACCGCACGGGTCGCGGACGGCGCCGTGATCGGCGAGGGCACCGAGATCGGACCCTATTGCATCATCGGCCCGCATGTCGTGATCGGCGCGAACTGCAAGCTGATCGGGCATGTGCACATCACCGCGCAGACCACGATCGGCGACGATTGCACCATCTACCCGTTCGCCTCACTCGGCACGCCGCCGCAGTCGCTCAGCTACCGGGGCGAGCTGACACAGCTCAAGATCGGTTCGGGCTGCACCATCCGCGAATCCGTGACCATGAACGCGGGGACCGTCGCCGGCGGCGGGGTCACCACGGTTGGCGACCGCGGCTATTTCATGAATTGCAGCCATGTCGGCCACGATTGCCATGTCGGCAATGACGTCATCTTCGCGACGTCGGCAACGCTCGGCGGTCATTGCGAGATCGGCGACTTCGTCTTCATCGGCGGGCTGTCCGCCGTGCATCAGTTTACCCGTATCGGGCCGCAGGTCATGGTCGGCGGGGTGTGCGGCGTGCGCGACGACATCATCCCGTTTGGCCTCGCCAACGGCCAATATGCGGTGCTGGAGGGCCTCAACCTGATCGGGATGAAGCGGCGCAAGTTCACCAAGCAGCGGCTGGCGACCGTGCGCGGGTTCTACCAAAAGCTCTTCCACGGCCCCGGCACCTTCGCCGAGCGACTGGAGGCATCAAGGCCGCTCGCGGGCGAGGATCCGGCGATCGCCGAGATCCTCGACTTCATCGGCAAGGGTAAGCGCCCGCTCTGTCTTCCTGCCATCGCGAAGTGATGTCGAGATGGCCGCGGGCATGACATCGGCGGCTTCTGAGACGTCTTCGCCGGTCGGCATCGTCGCCGGCGGCGGCGCGATGCCGTTCGCGGTTGCGGACTCGCTTGCGACGCGCGGCATCACGCCGGTGCTGTTTCCGCTTCGGGGGGCCTGCGATCCGGCGCGGGTGGAGAAATTCCGCCACCGCTGGATTTCGGTCGGCCAGCTCGGCCGCGCGATGCGGCTGTTCCGCGAGGAGGGCTGCCGCGACCTGATCTTCATCGGCACGCTGGTGCGGCCCTCGTTGACCGAAATAAGGTTCGACGTCACGACGCTGCGCCTGCTCGGCAACGTCATCCGCGCCTTCCGCGGCGGCGACGATCATCTCTTGTCCGGTGTCGGCCGCATCCTTGAGCAGGGCGGCTTTCGCATGGTCGGCATCAAGGACGTCGCGCCCGATCTGCTGATGCCCGAGGGCTGCATCAGCCGCGCCTGGCCGAACGACAACAGCAAGACAGACATCGAGCGCGGCCGTGCGGTGCTGACCGCGCTCGGGCCGTTCGATATCGGCCAAGCCGCCGTTGTGATCGACGGACATGTCGTGGCGGTCGAGGACATCGAGGGCACCGACGCGCTGCTCGCGCGCGTCAGGCGGCTGCGCGAAGAGGGGCGCATCCGCGCCGCCGCGGGTCGCGGCGTGCTGGTGAAGGCGCCCAAGAGCGGCCAGGACCTGCGCTTCGATCTGCCGACGATCGGCCCGCGCACGCTCGAAGGTGTTGCCACCGCAGGTCTGGCCGGCATCGCCGTCATCGCCGGCAACACCATCGCCGCCGAGCCGCAGGCGATGATCGCGCTGGCCGACGCGAAATATCTCTTCGTCATTGGTCTGCCGGCGTGATGCAGTCGCGCGATCCCAAGCGCAAGATATTCCTGATCGCCACCGAGGAATCCGGCGACCGGCTCGGCAGTGCCTTGATGAAGGTGCTGCGCCAGCGCCTCGGCGACGGCGTCGAATTCGCAGGCGTCGGCGGCCGCACCATGGCGCGCGAGGGGATGGAATCGCTGTTTCCGATCGAAGAGCTCTCGATCGTCGGCTTCGCCGCGGTCGTGCAGCAATTGCCGAAGATCCTGCGGCTGATCCGCGAGACGGCCGACGCCGTGCTGGAGGCCGCGCCGGACACGCTCGTCATCATCGACAGTCCCGATTTCACCCATCGCGTCGCCCGCCGCGTGCGCGCGAAGAATCCCGCGATCCCCGTCGTCGACTATGTCTCGCCGCAGCTGTGGGCATGGCGGCCGGGACGGGCGCGGACCATGCTCGGCTATGTCGACCACGTCCTTGGTCTCCTGCCGTTCGAGCCGGAGGAATACCGCAAGCTCGGCGGACCGCCGTGCAGCTATGTCGGCCATCCCTTAGTCGAGCAATTGTCCTCGCTGCGGCCGAGCGCCGAGGAGCAGGCGCGCCGTAACAGCGAGCCGCCGGTGCTGCTGGTGCTGCCCGGCAGCCGTCGCAGCGAGGTCAGGCATCATCTCGAAGTGTTCGGTGCAACGCTCGGCCGCCTGAAGGCGGAGGGGCGCGCGTTCGAGCTGATGCTGCCGACCATGCCGCACCTCGAAGCCACCATCCGTGAGGGCATCGCGAGCTGGCCGGTCAAGCCGAGAATCGTGACCGGCGAGAACGAGAAGCGCGCCGCCTTCCGCATCGCTCATGCGGCGCTGGCCAAATCCGGCACTGTGACGCTGGAGCTCGCGCTATCTGGCATTCCGATGGTGACGGCCTACCGCGTCGGCGCCATCGAGGCCTTCATTCTGCGCCGCGCGATCCGCGTCTCCTCGGTGATCCTCGCCAATCTCGTGATCGGAAGGGACGTCATTCCGGAGTACTTGCAGGAGGAGTGCACGCCGGAGAAGCTGGCGCTCGCGCTTCATGACGTGCTGACGGATTCTCCGCTGCGGCGGCGACAGGTCGACGCCTTCGCCCAGCTCGATCAGATCATGTCGACCGGCAACAAGTCACCGAGCGTGCTGGCGGCCGATATTGTGCTCGCCACGATGCGGAAAGGCAGGGGCGTGAGCTAAGGCGTATCGTCAGTTCTATGCTTCTGAAACCGATGGAATTCGAATTGCGCCTGGTCACAAGCCAAGTGCGATCTCGGCCCATTGCAACATGCGGTCGCTATTGAGGAACGCCAGGACCGTCGGCTCCGCGAATGCGGGCGCGTCCGACCCGACCAAAGCCACCGCTGCCACCATGTCACAGCGCTGATTGAAAGCGAGTGAAAGTGCGGCTTTGCTATTCCCTTCGATGCGATAGGTCCGACTGCGGCCGCGCATCGGACCGACGATGATCTCGCGGCCCGCCCCGGTCGGCGTTGCCTTGCCGACCAGCGCAAGGTCGCCCATCTGGTCCAGGTCGGAATCGTCGGCGACGCCCGTGGCGCAATTGCAAAAGCCCAGCTTGGCGCGAACGTAGAGCTGGACCTCGGTGCCGCAATCAGCGGCCTTGCAGCGGAACGCCTTTCCTCTCCCCCAGGGATCTGCGCCGAAAGGCCAGTCGGTTTCCGTCCACACCGGGCGGACCTCACCGTACGCCGCTGTTGCGCGTGCCGGTTCGCCGGATCGCAAGATCCAGACCGCCGCAGCCGCGCAGAGCAGGGCGGTTGCTGCGCTGATCGCAACGAATTTGCTCGCCAGGCGCATGGAAGCCATCGCGGCACTTTTGCTAATTCTGAGCCATGAAGTTTCGTGCGGCCGCGAGGTCCGCTCGCGCAGGGTCGCCATCGCGGGCCATGTCCACGACTTTCCGGTAGTACTGGCGTGACTTCACGGCGTCCCCCGCCTTCGCGGCGGCGTGAGCGGCTCCGACCGTCGCGCCAAAGCGGTTCGGCTCCTTGCGCATGGTGCTTTCGAACGCAGCCAGTGCCTCATTGGCCTCGCCACGCTCGAGCAGCATGGTGCCGTAAAGCTCGCGTGCCGGGGCAAGCGGTCCTGGCGTCACGATGGATTTTTCGGTCTTATCTTCGGCATCGGCGGCCAGGCGCATCGCCTCCAACGCTTCCGCCTGCTTTCCTTGGGCATTGAGCTGCCAAGCTGTGGCCACCTGCCGCTGAATGTCGACGATCTCGGCCCAATAGGCGTCCTTGTCCTGCTGCAGCTTGTCCCGCAGCTCCGCCAGCTTGGCGATGTCCGCCGTTGCTGCGTCGGCATTGCCGGAACGCGCGGCGCCCATGGCGCGGGCGAAATAGGTGATCGCATCGACGTAGGCAAACCGGCTCGGCTCGACCTTCAGCGCGGCCGCGCCCTGCCAATCGCCGCGCTCGACCATGTAACGCGCCTGGCTGGCCGCTATCGCGTAGGGGCCGGCGCGGACGGCCGGCGCGTAGCCCGTGGTCGCAACCATGTCCGCAATGACGTCGCGGGCTCGGCTGTCCTGCGCCAGCTGGAGCAGGGCGTAGACCATATAGTCGTTGGCATGCAACTGCTCGCCGGCGTCCTTGCCCTCCTTGGCGGCCTTGGCGGAACGGCTATTGGCCTCGATGGATTCGTTCCAGTAGCCGACGCGCGTGAAGATGTGCGATGGCATATGCAAAGCGTGCGGCGCTGCGGGCGCGATCTCGGAATAGCGCTTCGCAGCATCGAGACCTTTCTCCGCGATCGCGGGATAGTCGTAGAGGTGGATCAAGTAGTGTGCCACGCCGGGGTGCCGCGGCTGCCGCTTGAAGATCGGCTCCAGAATGGCAGCGCCCTTGAGCTGGTTGGCATAGGTCTTGTCGTTTGGCGATGCCGTGACATTCAGTGTGATGGCGTAGGCGATCTGCGCCTCGTCATCATCGGGATAGCGCGCGGCGACGGCTTCGGCCGCCTTGAGATAGGCCTGCGCGCGTTGGCCAAACGTCGTCTTTTCGTCTCCCGAATAGAAGGCGAGCAACGCGTCGATATAGTCGCGTTCGCGTTCACTCTTGGCGCCGAGCGCCTTGGCCTTCTGCAGCGCGGCGGCGCCCTCAGTGAGGTTTTCCTTCGGCGCGGGAAAATGCGGGTTATAAAGCAGGCTCAAGGCAATGCCCCAATAGGCGATCGCGCATTCCGGATCGGCCTGCAACGTCTCCTGGAAAATCTCTTTCGCTGGTCGGTACCAGAACGAGTGCTGATAGCGCATGCCGCGGTCAAAGCGGCGCTGCGCGACCTCGTTGCAAGTGGTCCGGAAGTGCACCTTGCCAAACTGCTCTTCGGTCCCGTCCTCTGCGCGGGCTGCAGGCGTGGTTGGGATCGAGGCCAGGGTAGCGAGGACGAGAAGAGAGGCGGTTCTCAAGACGAGCGCGCGCATCGTGCCCTCCGTTTTCTCCAGAAAATTTGGCTGGACGGCGCCGATAAGGATCGGGCCGCCGAAGTTTCGTAATTCTGAAATTAGCGATGGCAATCTTGTCGTGGGGAGGATTTGCCCATTCGCGATGCGAGTCAACAGTAACTGGCAGCTTGTGTAGGGAAGCAAGCCTGTCAGACCCATCCGGCCGTAAGGCTCTCGGTCACCGAGGGGTGCCAGCGCAGAAGCAGCTATTTGTGGGGAGGCAGGGCGGGTGGGTCGCTCCGCAAAACGCGGATCACGTGATTGAATGCTGTCTCTCGTTTGGCCGCGAAGTAGGCAGGGGCGACGTCTCTTATTGGCTCAAGGGCGGCATGCATCGTCGTCAGCTTGACGTCTCCCTGGGAAAGCAACCCGGATGAGCAAGAAGTGCACGCCCCTACGCAACGCCGCCATCCACCCGAAAACACTGTCCAGTGATGCGCCGGCTTTCGTCGGAGGCGAGGAACAGCGCCATGTTGGCGATGTCCTCGGGCGTCACGGCATCGGGAACGGCCTGACGCGAGCGCATCTCGGCGATGACCCGATCGTCCGGATACCACAGCCGGCGCTGGCGCTCGGTGATCACCATGCCCGGCGCGATCGCGTTGACGCGAATGCGGTCGGGACCGACCGACCGCGCCAGCGAATTGGTGAAGCCGACGATCGCCGCTTTCGCCGCGGCGTAGACCGGCAGCGCCGGCGCGCCGCGCATCCAGGCGATCGAGGACATGTTGATGATCGAGCCGCCGCCGCGCGCCTGCATCTGCGGCACCACCGCTTGCGCGGCGAAGAAGACGTGCTTGAGATTGACGCCGATCATCCAGTCGAACTCGGCGGGTGTCACCTCCGCCAGCACCTGGCGCTGGTCGTTGGCGGCGTTGTTGACGAGCACCGCGGCGTCACCGAGCGATCGCTGGATCTCCGCCAAGCCGGCGCGCAACGCGTCGACGTCCAGCAGATCGCAGGGCACGAACAGCGGCGTGGTCTCGGTAGCTTCAGCCACCTCGTCAACCAGCGCTCTGCCCGCCGTCTGGTCGATATCGAGGAAAGCGACCCGGGCGCGCTGGGCGGCGAAGGCGCGCACGAAGGCGGCACCGATGCCGCTGGCGCCGCCGGTGATCAGCACCACGCGGTCGGCGAG
The nucleotide sequence above comes from Bradyrhizobium sp. NDS-1. Encoded proteins:
- the dxr gene encoding 1-deoxy-D-xylulose-5-phosphate reductoisomerase, encoding MSAVPLRNNRLAASSVRSVTVLGATGSIGDSTMDLLRASPERYRVEALTANGNVEALAKLAKEFSARYVAIADTSKLAELKSALAGTSTECGAGESAVIEAGARPADWVMAAVSGAAGLKPALAAVDRGAHVALANKECLVCAGDFFMQRAAKAGACILPADSEHNALFQALASGNRDELVRVIITASGGPFRTWKPADIEQATLAQALKHPNWSMGQKITIDSASMMNKGLEVIEASYLFALTPDEIDVLVHPQSIIHGMVEFSDCSVVAQLGAPDMRTPIAHCLGWPDRIKGPAAKLDLAKIGQLTFEAPDFERFPGLRLAYDSLRTGKGATTVYNAANEVAVAAFIAGKIRFGAIARLVEATLDDWIRGGNPAPLTSADDAISVDHVARNRAAALLPQIALKAS
- the rseP gene encoding RIP metalloprotease RseP, whose product is MIDFFAHSFNTLSHGVLGYAIPFLFVLTIVVFFHELGHFLVARWAGVRVLTFSLGFGPELVGFNDRHGTRWKISAIPLGGYVKFFGDESEASTPSAQTLEAMTTEERAGSFHHKKVGPRAAIVAAGPIANFILGALIFAGMALYYGKPSTIARVDGVVADGAAAAAGFKVGDVVVQIDGKPIESFADMQRIVAMNAGSALAFQVKRDGSIVSLTATPALLERKDPFGNSHRLGVLGIEHKAQAGEASTAPVGVGEALKIGVEQVWFIITSTFKFLGALFVGQGNPNEVSGVLGIAKMSGQAASAGFQFVINLCAVLSVSIGLLNLFPIPLLDGGHLMFYAAEVARGRPLSERTQEMGFRIGLGLVLMLMVFATYNDILRMAAS
- the bamA gene encoding outer membrane protein assembly factor BamA, with product MKFGLRLRGGLLATLIMFGAPVVAPVGAVFVSSSALAQTVQSISVEGNRRVEVETIRSYFKPGPGGRLDQGAVDDGLKALIETGLFQDVRINRGAGGQIIVSVVENPVIGRIAFEGNKKIKDEQLTAEVQSKARGTFSRAMVQSDTLRIAEIYRRSGRYDVRVTPEIIEQPNNRVDLIFTVEEGVKTGVKSIEFVGNVAFSSYRLRDIIKTRETNLLSFLGSGDVYDPDRVEADRDLIRRFYLKHGFADVQVVAALTEYDPEKKGFNVTFKIEEGFQYRVGAVEFRSSIPNFDPNSMRGYSRVNAGSLYNVESVEKSVEEMQIEASRRGYAFAVVRPGGDRNFEAHTVSVVFNIDEGPRTYIERINLRGNTRTRDYVIRREFDLSEGDAYNRALVDRAERRLKNLDYFKSVKITTEPGSSTDRVILIVDMEEKSTGDFSVSGGYSTTDGALAEVSVAERNLLGRGLFAKAAVTYGQYARGYSLSFVEPYLLDYRVALGLDLYQRQQLSNSYISYGTKTIGFSPRLGFSLREDLALQLRYSIYQQEITLPGYLANCNNDPLSSAFNPSPAYAAANGISLASTNGLGCYNDGEASLPVRKELANGKTLTSALGYTLTYNTLDNNKNPTDGLLVDFRQDFAGVGGDVSYLKSVIDAKYYTPLVSDIVGLVRVQSGMLNKIGTDLRMLDHFQMGPNLVRGFAPNGIGPRDLNPFGSQDALGGTKYWGASLELQMPFWFLPKEVGLKGAVYADAGGLYDYKGPTSWTTTNEVNAPGCIPSSINPSSTGTCTGLVYDDSKVVRSSVGVGLIWQSPFGPLRFDYAVPLSKGKYDRTQEFRFGGGTTF
- the lpxD gene encoding UDP-3-O-(3-hydroxymyristoyl)glucosamine N-acyltransferase; its protein translation is MAQPIFFTKPPASALADIATLIQAQLVDPGRGGNVITGLASLDEAGPMHLAFFDNLKYADELKATKAGACLVSPRFEAQVPAHVAVLRVTQPFRAFVRLAREWHGDALRPQSWVGNDGIAPSAIIDPTARLEDGVIVDPLAVIGPDVEIGSGTVVGAGAVIGPGVKIGRDCNVGARTAIQCALIGNDVLIHPGCSIGQDGYGFIFFGPEGHLKVPQTGRVLIQNNVEVGAGTTIDRGSLRDTVIGEGTKIDNQVQIGHNVTIGRNCLLAAQIGLAGSLTIGDNVALGAKVGINNHLKIGDGAQVTAMSGVKDDIPAGGRWGGFFAKPTKQWFKEIIAVERLVRDSKADAKDEGRE
- the fabZ gene encoding 3-hydroxyacyl-ACP dehydratase FabZ; translated protein: MTAESPVKFELVDINAILQTLPHRFPMLLIDRVINIRADYSGIGIKNVTFNEPAFQGHFPERPVYPGVMMIEAMAQTAGVIGIKSVEGTEKPRAVYFLTIDKCKFRKPVLPGDTIEYHMRSVGRRKAMWWFHGDAKVNGQVVAEADVGAMLTD
- a CDS encoding KTSC domain-containing protein, with amino-acid sequence MVRALAFLLVQLAAGPIVSEMVETGDRRPIDLATFECRDISRSTVLQRVCYDRAQHDLVVATGGFYARYCGVAAETVDRLLGAPSMGQFFNRHIRREAAGGRYDCNA